The DNA window AAATACCAACATTCGTTTGGGCTTGATTAGGTTTATGGCATGAATAATTCACCATTTGAATTTGTCATCTCTTTAACACGTGTTCTAAATAATTCGTTTAACGGATAAAGAATTAAGAAACTCACATGATACAGTCGGACGCTCGTAGTTGCCTTATTGTGTCAAGTACAATTTGTATGTTTGTTACCGGTCATATTCCATAGGGTGTTCGGCAAATTTATCCAGCTTGTTCATGATTCAGTTAGATTACTAGAGTGTCTCAAAACCAGTTGCATGGGCATAGCTCGTGTGAGATTTAGTTAAGAGTGAGAAGTCGTTTGAAGGTGTACCAAGAGTCGTTAGTCGTCTTGCTACGCGTCATCCCAAAGTATTGCCGCCAAGTATTCGAATAATCCTACCACCTTGGTCGAGAGAATCCAAGTAGACGTTTTGCTCGATCATTCACCCAACGAGGGGCATGTCATTTGGCATCAGAGCCAACGACACCAGGCACACCCACCCCATCGTCAAACAACTTTTGCACCGGACGCCAAACGCATATGTCTAACAAGGTCGTCGAGAACCTCAACCCAAAAATCTATGATGAAACATGTTGAGGCTTGGCCCGGACCGGCCTTGAAAACATACCATCGATCAACATACATTGGTAACATTTAAATACACTTGCaaaatttgttttaaaattacATAGATGAATAGTACTATTTATATGCTACTACTATTTATATGCTAGTTTATGCCCTAGTTTTATCCATAAACAAAGTTCTAATCTTGTTTAATTTCGCTACAACTTGAGTCATTGTGATTCTATCAAAAGGTGAACTGGCTAAGCATTCCATTGCCAAACTCAAAAGAGATGACAAACATTCCTCCTTCAACGAGAAATCCTTCTCTTCTCCTTCTAGCAAAGCCGCATCCACGACTTCAATCATCACGTTTCTGCGCAACGCGAGGCTCACCCACGACTTCAAGCTCATTTCACCACCGAACATATCATCCGTAGGCCTTTTACTGGTGCACAGCTCCAGCACCATTATGCCAAAGCTGTACACGTCCCCGCTTGTCGACACGATGCCTTCACCTCCATATTCTGCAATGAAAAACAAGAAATATATGACCCTTCGGATCGAAAATCATAAAGATCGGTTTATGTTTATTACCTGGAGACATATATCCAACGGTAGCTAAGGTTCTGGTTTGAGCTGTCAGCTCTCCCTCTCCAAACAACTTGGCTATACCAAAATCACCCACACGAGCTGTCATGTCTTCGTCCAGCAGCACATTGCTTGGCTTCAAATCGCAGTGAACAATAGGGGATGTGAGCCCAACATGAAGATATTCCAACGCAGATGCCACATCCACAGCCACGCCCACTCTTCCTTGCAAGTCCAAGAAGAAGTCGCTGGAATACAACCATTTCTCGAGGCTGCCATTAGGCATGTACTCGTAGAGCAAAGCTTTGAAATCTTCACTGCTGCAGCATCCGATGATCTTGATCAGGTTCCTATGGCGAATCGAGCTCAACACTTCCACCTCTGTGTCAAAGCTCTTGGCCACTTTCCCAGATTCCAAGTTGAAGACTTTAACTGCAACAGTTAGGCCAGATGAAAGAGTTCCTTTGTACACTGTCCCAAAACCTCCACTTCCTAGTTTGTTGCTCTCACTGAAGCAGTCAGTTGCCCGTTGCAGCTCAAGATAAGAGCTCCTCTTCCATGCATGAAGTGATGGATGGTCATCTTCTGTCTGCTCTTTCATCATTGATCTTTGTCTTCTAATCAGTACAACGACAAAGATCACCACGATGAGGGCAAGTATGAAAGGAGGTATCACATACTTGATATATCTGGTCCAAGAGTTCACACTCTTGGACTTCTGGCTACAATGAGGGACACGTAGATCCTGCATACGCGTCTCACTGCACAAACCATAGTTCTCTAAGAACGATTCAGCAGTGAAGTTAGCAAAACAACCACCTTTAGGAATCTCTCCTTGGAGTCTGTTGTAAGAAAGATTTAATACTTCAGGAAGGCAAGGCCCTCGAGTGATTTAGGTATAGAACCGGAAAAGGTATTAAACGAGAGATCTAATGATTCCAAACCTCTCAATTTACCAATGGATTCAGGAATAGGCCCTTGCAGCTTGTTATGTGCCAGAGATAGCACAACTAATGACTCTGCTTTGTCAATGGAGCTAGAGACGTTGCCTGAGAACAAATTCCACGACAAGTCCAAATCCGTTATAACCTTCAAATTTCCTATCTCAGACAGAAGAGAGCCATTCAAACTGTTTGTGGATAAGTTCAAGGCCACTAGATCATTGAGCTGCCATAAGGTGGACGGAACATTGCCTTCCAAATATTTGAATCGAGGTATAATCTTCTCAAAGTTTTCATTTCACCAATACATGAAGGGATCTGCCCATGGAGCATGTTATGGCTCACATACAAGTCCCCCAAACGGCTTAACTGGCAAAGCTGTGGGGGGATATATCCTTCAAGCTTGTTATACTCGAGATATATACGTATGAGTTGGCTCAGATTTCCCAGTATGCTTGGTATGGATCCTGTTAGCTCATTGCTGTCCAAATATAAGTCACGCAAGTTGGTCACGTTGCCAATTTCAGCAGGAATGGAACCTCTGATTCCACACCCAAACCCTCTAACAACCTGAAGAGTAGCAGAGAGGTTGCCAATTGAAGCATACCATTCAGTTGATTTAGTGAAAATTCTACATCATGCAAGAATTGGCACTTTGGTAAAGAAGACAAAAAAGATGTTCCTGTTAGATTATTCTCTGCAAGAAGAAGGCGTTGCAAGAGTCTAAGATTACCAAAATCGGGTATTGTGCCAGTAAAAGAGTTGGAGGTCATGACCAGGTCAGTAAGACTAGAAGCATTGGTGATAAAGCTTGGAATTGGTCCACTCAGTTTGTTCATGCCCAAATAAAGCTTTTGTAGATCGGGAAGTAAAAGCCCAATTGTTGAAGGAAGCTTCCCAGTGAAGAGATTCTCTGAAAAATTCATGCCCTtcattgatgatatgttgaagATTGAGACTGGGATGGCGCCAGATAACCCATTGTCATTGACAAAGATATGCACCAAATTAAGGCTACCTAGCTCAGCGGGTAGCTCACCTGAAAATATTTGTGAAATCCAAAATCAGAATTTAAGAAGACATCAAAACATATAGTATTATGTTAGAAATATCATCCTATTCTAATGCAAGCTACCTGTGAAGTTGTTCTTGCCTAGATATAGGTAATTTAGGGCAGTAAGATTTGCAAGACACTTAGGTATATTGTCTGTGAAGTTGTTGTATCGCAATGAAATCACAGATAGGCTTCTGCAGTTGCATATTCTGTCTAAAACTCGGCCAGTCAGCTGATTGGTGCCTAGAAACAGCTGCTCAAGTTTGGTTGTGCCACCACACAGGGTCAGTGGAAGGTCCCCTGAGAGAGTGTTGTTTGAGAGATAGTTCCTCAAGAGAAGACATATTGAAGATATATGACGGGATTCGCCCTGTTAGAGATGCACTTTGTAGGCTGAGCAGCTGCAATTGCGAGAGGTTGTGTATGCCTGGTGGGATCCCCCCTGAGAGAAagcaagaaaaaaatgaaaaattaactCTAGACCTCACCAACAGAGCATCATCATCATGGAGTAAATGCAAGAATTCTTTTTGGAAGATAGTTAGGCCACATACCAATATGGAAGGAGTTTATCCCTAGGTACAAGGTTTCGAGGTTGGCTAACAATCCGACTGAGCTGGGTATGCTTCCATTCAAATGGTTATAGGACAAGGACAAATCACGGAGGTGCTGCAGTTGTGGATATCAAAAGGAATGCTCCCACTAAGTAGGTTTGCAGAGAGATAAAGTCCACTCAGTCGAGGCACATTGTCACACATGGTGCTTGGGAGCTCGCCAGACAGACTGTTACCTGTGAGATCAATCGCTTCGATTCGAGACAGGTCGAAGATTCCATCTGGGATAGAATCTACAATCTGGCCATTGTATTTGAGATCTAACATTTCCAAGGATGAAAGATTGGCAATCTCTAGTGGGATAACTCCACCCAGAGAATTGTAGGCCAGGTTCAGAAGCACCAGCTTAGTGTTATTACCTATTGACCGCGGGATGCTTCCAGAGAAGGCATTTCCATTGAGACGAAGATACTCTAGCTCCGTCAAGGTTCCCAGCCATGACGGCATCTTCCCACTGAGAAGGTTGTATCCAGCTTCAAAAACGCTCAAACGGCGCAAATTGGACAGCTCTTGGGGTATGGACCCTGTGAAGTTGTTGTTGGTAAGTGCTAAAAGCTCGAGGGATGTCAAGTTGCCAAGATTTGGAACAATAGGGCCTCCAAAGCCAAAGCCAGAGACATTGAGGGCTGTGACTCTTCGACCATTTCGCACTGCAACAGACTCCTATCCAGCTGCAGACAGATACATCATTTGACCAGTTTTTTTTCAAGATATGGTAGGGGTCTGAGATGATGGCGGCTTTGAAGGCAACAAGGGCATCTTGATCTATAGTTGCATTTGAAACTAGTGTTTTGACCGAGCAGATTGTGCAGATTCTTGACAGCAATACTGCAACAAGAATGAAGAGGCAACAAGGTTTGAGCATCAAAGTGGATGTTATTTTGAGACTATAAGCCATGTCAAAGCTATTTTTGGTATAACTCACTCCCTTAAACAACATGTAACAAGGCTCAAGATATTATGCCATTCATTCTAATGtgaaaaggagagagaaaatatcagTAATTTCATGGTATTAAGACTTAAGAGGGAATTCTTGATTAATTGACCCCACTTTCCCTATATAGAAGCTGAAATAATTTATGGCAATTAAAAGCATTCGCAACTAACCGGAAACAGACATACACAAGTACACAACAATCAATAATGTGAATAACATCCATCGAAGTTTATCTATCATTTTGTCATCGTGAACGGCATGAAAGAGATTATCATTTTTCATTTGCAACTATCAACAAACACTTTGTCtgctcatttttcatttttcagatttttggCAGTAAAATGACGTCGTATTAACTAATTACATAGGTAAATTTGTTGACTTAAAAAGTTTAtagtataaaaaatgaattaatgaaagagagaaaatgataaaatggaaaatgagaAGATGGAAGAGAGTTCACAAATGATCAGGTCAATCGTGCTCGAAATCTTGATTGGCAAAatcaacacaaataaatatgagtaatttaatcatttatgaactaattttaaaactaGTAGCACGTAGTATTACacaaaactaaaataatttaCTGCTAATTCACAagcaaataaattttttttaataattcttCTACCTTCTATCCCCCGTCCCAAAAATATATGTGCATTTGGAACGGCacagaaattaagaaaaaaattggtaaagtaaaagagatgaagagaatgatagttaaagtagtgttagtagatagTAGGACatgcattattaaattgataaaacatcctaaaaaatggaatgcacatgtttttatgagacggataaaaatgaaaagtgtatatatttttataggacagatggagtatataatagcGGATATTGGTGGGGCCGATCGACCCAGCCACCGGCTCCGATGAACTGCTTGAAAATGCCTTCCATCGTTCGTAGACCTTATGGCATCCGCACACCTCTGCCCCATCTTCAACCCAACGGCAGTTGACCGGGCCTCATGTTTTGGGCCTTCgtttattcttttattaattaaaacagCCCACTGAAGTAGGCCCATTCTGACACGTGTAAATAGTTCAAAGTTAGGATTAGTCAGATTTTGAATATCAGTTTTGACTCTCATTTTGATTCGGGCACACTTTTAAAAAATGCCAACAAAAAAGTAAAAACGAAATAAAACATTTTATTGCAGACATCCATTTCTGGTCGCAAAATGAAGAGCCCAGTCTATAGCTGCAAGTTCTATGAAGGTTTTTAATAACTGACTCTGTGTAAAGTTTCAATAATCTCTTTTTGTCGATCCATTTGTCAATAAGAATCATACggaggagtagtattttattttgactataaatgataagtatgtttcacatttaattaaatcatcTGAATACATTTAACAATAAATTAAGTGGaatcatattccaccaacttttgTAATTAAGTTTTTTTATATCATGCTAGACTAAGAAGAGTTATAAACATGGAGGGAAAGTAAAGAGACACCTTAGATTCTCAAGATGAGGTAAGCACAATTAAGTAGTATCAAACTAATATCTTACATGACTCAAACtacttaaaattaattttggaaTTATTCTGTCTGTGTTAGTTGAGTTTGTGACACCCTGGTGTTTCAAATAGATATACTATTATCATAAATTAAAGTCTTAAATCACTGTCTCCATATTCCTTGAGATGAATTTTCTGGTATATAGGATCCTACTTGTTGATAGTGTAGCAGAATAATAAGATATAATTAATCTGGATAGAATAACTCGTAAACTGGATTAGTTGgaagacaaaaaaaaatgttgtcTGAACAACAAACacaatgtatttttattttgactGCATCATTTATGGATTTAtttagtaaaatatttaattgagtGAAATGTTGTTTTAGGGAAGGGACAAAAAGCATGAGATTCTGGTAGAATttgcatatatttataaaactGTTTTTTACAGTATTATATTCCTTCTGCAGAGTTTAACCCCTAAAAAGGGGGAGAAAATGGCACCAAAGGAATAAAATCATCTtggaattgatgtgtgtttccTTACCTCCATCTAAGTGTGTGTGACAGAGAGAAGGTCACAATTATTCTCCAACGAGAGAATAGTGTAATTTGATTCTTTTAaatctcttttttatttatagatTTGAGCATTCGATTTTCGATCCATCTTCTTATCAAAATATAATCAAATCGAAAAACTGAGTTAAAAAAATGAACCAAAATATAAGATTTGATTTACTTTCTTTAGTTgggtaatatttttttttttttttactcaatCTCTAAGTATATTATTGAATACGAGTAGAGACGTAATAACCCTCTTTATAAATAGAGACGTAGACCCTTTGTCTTAATCTTGAAAATGATGTAAAATAAAAGGGGATAAAAAAGGTGACACTAAGTTAAATCACAACTTTTAATACATCTCGAAACTACACAACCAAAAGGGAAGTCATCCACATTATCTTCTAATCACTTTTTTAATCTCATCTTGTTTGATTAGATTTGGTTTAATTGGACTCAGGATATTATACTAAATTAATTATGCCTTTCATTTTAAGATAGAGATGAATGGTTAGCTCATACTGGCGCTTGGGTTTTCAAACTATGATAGATTTTGACGCGCCTAATCgtgaaaaattgaaataaaactgAAACTGTTAAACCATCAAATGACAAATATGCTAGCAAGGCTAGTTACAGTTCCATTTCTCTTGAAATCGTAAACAGCGGTCTTTAAACCGGCAACACCCCTACTTCAACACTCCTACTTTGAATGTGAGATCACAAAATCTCAAGGCATAAACACTAGTTCTGAATATTAGTGTTGTGTAGAGTAAAAAaagatttataataaaatgtgatacTACTATATATTTCAGTGATAtactaaggccatccgcaacgcatcCCTTAGCCATCTCTTATCTCGTcccggagagacgagacggataagagacggcGTTGTAGCCTTCCGTCTCCATCCCGTCTCGGAGGGACAGctcgcgagacgtctcgccacgcgcgctGGCGACGTGGCGACctccggttcgtccgtgacgcccactcgccggcccgcgagtgggagtcgtttttatccgaaaaatgttttttttgtttttttaaaaattcaggaaaaaatcaaaaaaaaaacccaaaaaatatactagccgtttataggcgttttttgcaaatttttatttatttttattttttaaagcctccaatcacttctataaatatcaaatcattcccacaaattaatccaccataaaaatatgttttttatttaaattatgtatttttaaaatttttaggattttattaatgagattttaaatttttttagaagtttaagttgtaattttattttatttaatgaagtgtgtttttattaattgaatttgttggaaataaaaataaaaaatgaaattgaatgaatagttaagggatgagatggataagagatggagggttgcaggtgctaTCTCTTAATTAATAGAGGGAGTAAAAAGTACaatggggcccatgaatagttaagagatgagacggttaagagacggataagagacagcgttgcggatggcctaacaCCTTAGAGCCGAAAAAGTCAAAGAAACTTGTgggaaatttttaaaaatgggtAAAATTCGGCTTTAAAACACTCATTTTGGATCAGAACCAAATCCGCAAATTACAGGTCCAGAACCATCAATTATGTTGTCAACGCCGATTACGATTCTGCTTCTCTTAGAATCATAATCAACGTTTCTTAAACCTTCAACACCCGTACTTCGAGGTTGAGATCGCAAAATATCAAGGCTTAAACACGGGTTACTATCATTCGCAATGCAAAATATGTTTTCTAAAAAAGTAAGTAGGTCATATTTCTTACATTGCCATACTACCACCCCGAGTCGAAAATATCCAACCTGAAAAAACACAAATCCGATCCACAAGAACACGATTAACAACCAAGCTGAAtaacccgattgacatccccaCCGACCAAGGACGAAGTTTCCGTGAATCGAGAATCGAGATTTTGAGATGGGGAAaagcatttttatttttttgatgatGATCAAACCCATTGCTATCAAAGGAACAAAAGCTTCACATAGATCAGAAAAATGCATCTTGCTTTTGACATTAAAGCCAAATCCAAGAATCTAACAGTCTCTTTTGTTCACTGCTCCAAAACCATTCCACCACTTTCATCATTCCTCCTAAACATCATTTCCACTACAGCAACCAGAATTATTCAAACCACTGCCACAAACCATCACTATGTTGCAAGAATATGCAACCACAAATTATTCCAAATTTCAATGACATATTATTGCATTTAAAGAATAAATTACCCCATGTTTTTTTACAGCAAGAAGTTTCCATGCTTTATTGTTTCACTGCTTTCTTgaaatggaagacagaaacatTGCTTTTATGCTTGGTTGAAATATGTTTCTTCTTGCATTCTAGCTTGTCGCACTCATgtcatgttttcttttttttttttgtgaaaaatcTTAATTGAAAAATCtgttttaatttcttatgtTCATCTATTATTTTTGGGTTTATAGATCAATAATTTACTAAATTTATGGATTTATTACTTACAAAATCAAGAATAGCTTGtcatttctaattttttcaataagtttcaaaatttaaataccaaatcacaaaatttaaaaaattcataattaacCCATCTAactaaatttattttgtttcttattttcGAAGCGAGGTTATTTAATCGCTCACATTTTGCACAACTATTTGTCCACATCGTCGAGATTTTACATGTACTCAGCATTGCATTTTGTCCAGAAAAAAATCATCGTGAATTAATTAGTAGTAAACCTTCATGATCCATCATTTATCTTTTGAAAAATGCGAATAAGACCATAAATTGATCAAACTTTGTATACAAAATATTAGTtcgaaatttattaaaaaatcagttttttttACAACAAACTCTAAACgcattgaaaataaaaaattctttaattaaccttttttttctttttacgaGTGGTATTTACCTTCCTCTGTTTTATTTAGCAAGTACCCTTCAatcaatttttatgtttttactATTTACTTtccaaataaacaaaaaattaaaaacaagttACAGTAAAACAAATTCTTTCATTTCTTCCCTAAAACCCCTGTATTTCCTCACATTCTTGGaacttttttctccaaaaaaaaaataaaataaaaatctacCTATGACTGCAGAAATCCAAAAGcttcttcctcccttcaacaatCTCATCAAAGAAATCATCAAGCTGCCCCACAATATTCTCCGCCCCCGCCCTCAA is part of the Salvia splendens isolate huo1 chromosome 6, SspV2, whole genome shotgun sequence genome and encodes:
- the LOC121807328 gene encoding probable LRR receptor-like serine/threonine-protein kinase At3g47570, coding for MQDLRVPHCSQKSKSVNSWTRYIKYVIPPFILALIVVIFVVVLIRRQRSMMKEQTEDDHPSLHAWKRSSYLELQRATDCFSESNKLGSGGFGTVYKGTLSSGLTVAVKVFNLESGKVAKSFDTEVEVLSSIRHRNLIKIIGCCSSEDFKALLYEYMPNGSLEKWLYSSDFFLDLQGRVGVAVDVASALEYLHVGLTSPIVHCDLKPSNVLLDEDMTARVGDFGIAKLFGEGELTAQTRTLATVGYMSPEYGGEGIVSTSGDVYSFGIMVLELCTSKRPTDDMFGGEMSLKSWVSLALRRNVMIEVVDAALLEGEEKDFSLKEECLSSLLSLAMECLASSPFDRITMTQVVAKLNKIRTLFMDKTRA
- the LOC121807883 gene encoding receptor-like protein kinase, translated to MEESVAVRNGRRVTALNVSGFGFGGPIVPNLGNLTSLELLALTNNNFTGSIPQELSNLRRLSVFEAGYNLLSGKMPSWLGTLTELEYLRLNGNAFSGSIPRSIGNNTKLVLLNLAYNSLGGVIPLEIANLSSLEMLDLKYNGQIVDSIPDGIFDLSRIEAIDLTGGIPPGIHNLSQLQLLSLQRDLPLTLCGGTTKLEQLFLGTNQLTGRVLDRICNCRSLSVISLRYNNFTDNIPKCLANLTALNYLYLGKNNFTGELPAELGSLNLVHIFVNDNGLSGAIPVSIFNISSMKGMNFSENLFTGKLPSTIGLLLPDLQKLYLGMNKLSGPIPSFITNASSLTDLVMTSNSFTGTIPDFGNLRLLQRLLLAENNLTGTSFLSSLPKCQFLHDVVRGFGCGIRGSIPAEIGNVTNLRDLYLDSNELTGSIPSILGNLSQLIRIYLEYNKLEGYIPPQLCQLSRLGDFLNGSLLSEIGNLKVITDLDLSWNLFSGNVSSSIDKAESLVVLSLAHNKLQGPIPESIGKLRGLESLDLSFNTFSGSIPKSLEGLAFLKY